A stretch of Paenibacillus mucilaginosus 3016 DNA encodes these proteins:
- a CDS encoding ThuA domain-containing protein — protein sequence MSKALIVWGGWLGHQPEEVAGVFRRVLEQEGYEVEVSDTLEAFADAEKLKGLDLIIPCWTMGEISQELVKNVSAAVQSGVGLAGCHGGMCDSFRTNVDWQFMTGGQWVAHPGNDGVEYTVNIKNSSSTLLEDMEDFSVKTEQYYLHVDPAVEVLATTRFPVVPGPHSPNGAVDMPVVWTKRWGAGRVFYNALGHQADIVELPQVTEIMRRGFLWAAEGRRKAAAGRQGESVYTGMADSQL from the coding sequence GTGAGTAAAGCATTGATCGTATGGGGCGGCTGGCTCGGCCACCAGCCCGAGGAAGTCGCAGGCGTATTCCGCCGTGTGCTGGAGCAGGAAGGCTATGAGGTGGAGGTATCCGATACCCTCGAGGCTTTCGCGGATGCGGAGAAGCTCAAGGGGCTGGATCTCATCATCCCATGCTGGACGATGGGAGAAATCTCCCAGGAGCTTGTGAAGAACGTCTCGGCTGCGGTTCAAAGCGGCGTAGGGCTGGCGGGCTGCCACGGCGGTATGTGCGATTCCTTCCGGACGAACGTGGACTGGCAGTTCATGACCGGGGGACAGTGGGTGGCGCATCCGGGCAATGACGGCGTGGAATACACGGTGAACATCAAGAACAGCTCCTCTACGCTGCTCGAAGACATGGAGGATTTCTCCGTCAAAACGGAGCAGTACTATCTGCACGTTGATCCGGCGGTAGAGGTGCTGGCGACCACCCGGTTCCCGGTCGTTCCGGGGCCGCATTCGCCGAACGGCGCAGTGGACATGCCGGTCGTATGGACGAAGCGCTGGGGCGCAGGGCGCGTATTCTACAATGCCCTTGGCCATCAGGCCGACATTGTGGAGCTGCCGCAGGTAACCGAGATCATGCGCCGCGGATTCCTGTGGGCGGCCGAAGGCAGGCGGAAAGCGGCGGCGGGACGGCAGGGCGAATCGGTGTATACGGGCATGGCTGACAGCCAGCTGTAA
- a CDS encoding Gfo/Idh/MocA family protein: MTKEFGIGMIGYKFMGKAHSHAYRDLPMFFPQVARPVMRAICGRDAEGVAQAARQFGWESFETDWRKLLERDDIDLIDINAPSDAHKDIALAAAAAGKHVFCEKPLALTLADSREMLQAVEAAGVKHMVGFNYRFAPAVQLAKKLVEDGRLGQIYHFRAWFLQDWIVDPEFPLVWRLQKEIAGSGSHGDLGAHLIDLAHFLVGDMQEVIGMSETFIKERPVPSSMTGLSAKGSKDAPKGPVTVDDATLFLTRFANGALGSFEATRFAPGHRCTNSFEINGSKGSVKFDFERMNELQVYFTDDAEDVQGFRRVLATDPAHAYAEAWWPPGHTIGYEHTFIHETVELMQALAEDRQPVPNFHDGVKCQQVLEAVDLSIEQRRWVRIEEL, translated from the coding sequence GTGACGAAAGAGTTCGGCATTGGAATGATCGGATACAAATTCATGGGCAAAGCGCACAGCCATGCCTACCGGGATCTCCCGATGTTCTTCCCGCAGGTCGCAAGACCGGTGATGCGGGCCATCTGCGGGCGTGATGCGGAGGGCGTTGCCCAGGCTGCCCGCCAGTTCGGCTGGGAGAGCTTCGAGACCGACTGGAGAAAGCTGCTGGAGCGCGACGATATCGATCTGATCGATATCAATGCCCCGAGCGACGCGCACAAGGACATTGCGCTGGCTGCGGCTGCGGCGGGCAAGCACGTCTTCTGCGAGAAGCCGCTGGCGCTGACGCTGGCCGACTCGCGGGAGATGCTGCAGGCCGTCGAGGCCGCCGGCGTCAAACACATGGTTGGCTTCAACTACCGCTTCGCTCCGGCCGTCCAGCTGGCGAAGAAGCTGGTCGAGGACGGCCGGCTCGGGCAGATCTACCACTTCCGCGCCTGGTTCCTGCAGGACTGGATCGTCGATCCGGAGTTTCCGCTCGTATGGCGGCTGCAGAAAGAAATCGCCGGTTCCGGCTCGCACGGGGACCTGGGCGCGCACCTGATTGACCTGGCGCACTTCCTGGTGGGCGACATGCAGGAGGTCATCGGCATGAGTGAGACGTTCATTAAGGAACGTCCGGTACCGAGCTCCATGACCGGCCTCAGCGCCAAGGGCAGCAAGGATGCGCCGAAGGGACCGGTCACCGTGGACGATGCGACACTGTTCCTGACCCGCTTCGCGAACGGGGCGCTGGGCAGCTTCGAGGCTACGCGCTTCGCACCGGGGCACCGCTGCACGAACTCCTTTGAGATTAACGGAAGCAAGGGCTCCGTCAAATTCGACTTCGAGCGGATGAACGAGCTGCAGGTCTACTTCACGGACGATGCCGAGGATGTGCAGGGCTTCCGCCGCGTGCTGGCCACCGACCCGGCCCACGCCTACGCTGAGGCCTGGTGGCCGCCGGGCCACACGATCGGGTATGAGCATACGTTCATCCATGAGACGGTGGAGCTTATGCAGGCGCTTGCGGAAGACCGCCAGCCCGTCCCGAACTTCCACGACGGCGTGAAGTGCCAGCAGGTGCTCGAGGCCGTGGACCTCTCGATCGAACAGCGGCGCTGGGTGCGCATAGAAGAGCTGTAA